Genomic DNA from Triticum dicoccoides isolate Atlit2015 ecotype Zavitan chromosome 4B, WEW_v2.0, whole genome shotgun sequence:
agcaaaataattcattacattgtcttccttctcCAACCTCAATAATTTGGCATAAAAtacttaatgggggctcacaatcataaaagatatccaagatagtgtgtttgcatgtgaatcttctcttcccttattaattctttcgtgaattgcatcattgaccaatgctatgtttgtcaaccttcaataaactttaccacttatacttttccttacgtAATGTCATTACTTTCTATAAGATtaacatatgatctttttcattattttCATTGCTaggattgaaacataaaagtaaagaagcaaaaactcaaactactctttattatataactctcaactcgattacatagatagatagatcacgaaactagcacttgaaaatagatcatactaaacttttattcagctaaatcatgaaataactaaggatcgaactaaaataggtgaagataataaaagtgatggtgatacgatgccggggcacctcccccaaggccATGGCCCGTTTTGACTGCCCCTTTGCACAAGATTGATGCATACAAGCAAGAACATTTCTATGAATATTTTGCACTGAATCTTCCGACTACAGCAAGTATTACATTATATCTAAGAAAATACCACCGATGATAAATGGAATTGTATGAGATTTGACAGTTTATTCTTGATTAATTAATTTCTTTCTTTCTTGAGAAATTCAATTAATTAATATCCTTTTCCAGCATGACGAAGTTGAGAGTGTTTCCTTCCTAACAGATAGTTCCCACATGTATGTGGACATCCAATGGTCCCAAGCACCACGAGATTAGTGGGATCCTTTCTCATTAACTTTTGCATTTAGGACACTATGCTTAATAGAAATTAACCCACAATCCAACTCTCTCTTCCTCTCACATCTATTAATCCATGCATACTTTTGGGTTCATACTTAGAAAGGGACATATACTCTGAACCCTAACACCAATTTGGGATCCTTTTCACCATGGTATTTCTCTTGGCGAGATCTTTCAAACAAGACCAATGTTGAATATGTTTCGGACTAAAAAACATGTTTTAAAATTGAAATGCAACATTGATAAAAAACTGAAACCAGATTTTATATATGCAAGTTTCATATGGCTTACAGAGACTTCCAGTGTGGTATGTTTTTCAGTGGATATTCAAATATTCATGTTTTCAAACTCAAATGAAACATTTTTTTGAGGGAACTCAAATGAAACATTGACGAAACTTTCTGAAACCAACTTTTTCTTATTGATTTAACTTCCATGTGGCTTTGAGTGACTATCGTTGTGATTTCATTAGTTCATATAATTATACATGAGTTCATATGGCTTTCTCTAAGTTTTCACTATGATTTCATTATTTCATATAGTTTTCTGTAACTTAGTTTCATGTTAATTCGTATTAGCTTGAGTTTTACATGAGTTTGTGCAAACCTCATcttatttatttttttgaaaactaATTTAAACCTCAACAAAATATGACTGAAACATCAACAAAAAACGGGTAGGGGAGGGGTGCTATTGTGCAAAAGCGGAAAGAGTTAACAATTAAAATGGTCCAAACAAAACGGACGTCATTTATAAACTGCACAATTATGAAGATTGACCAAGGAACGCCGGGGGGTGTTTCTttcggatccggcttgcctgctcccttcccatgctcccacttcatcctacgactgtctttttttccttttctctttctaatctaatcatctcccctctgattttaagggggtggggccggaccttattttgttccaatcaaaacaAGCCACGTatacgggagcacggatgggcacacgccgggggagcaggcaagtctcgtccgttTCTTTCCTTACTCCATGGAATCGACAAAACTCCAGCACATATAAAGTTAATGACAGCCTACTTTGCCCGAGGGTGTGTTTCTTTTGGTGGGGCCAGGGAGGAGCCTTTTGTGTAAAAGAGGAAAGAAATAACCCTACCCAGGCTGCACGCCTACTTAACTAGAACCACGAGGCTCTCGTCACACAACAGAATTTGCTAACCCCTCCACAAGGCTGCTCTCTCCACAGGAGAACCCCCCACCTCCACCCCCTTTGCATCTGATGGTCCCCGGAAAGCTTCCCTCACCGACCTGCGATCGCGGGCAGAGCAAATCTTATGGTATCTTCAACCACAGAAGCCCTTCGTCACACCGCGGCCACGTTAATCAAGGAAGGCCGTCGGTGGGACCTACTCCTCTTTCCCGTCGCTTTTCGCCGCGTTTGCGCCGAGGAGACGATGGTCACGCTGGCCCCATGGAGTCGTCGGCGTCGCTTCAAGGTGTGAACACCGCCGCTGGCCAGCTGACTCTTCCGCAGCAAGAGAGGGGTAAGAAGCCAAGGGTGGCCGAAAAGGAGGGCGGGGGCCAGCTGGTCCCCACCGAAACCTTGTTTCGAACCACACCGTGCAGTCAGGGCCTTAGGGCTCGAACGGTGGAGATCTTGGACAGGGCATACGGGCTGAAGGTGTCAGACGAGAATCTGGATGAATTGTGCTACAACAGGTATGTGCACAAAGTCATTTTGCACGGTTGCGTTATATGTCAGTACATCTCCAAGCACTCACTTCTTCTGAGATTCATGCAAATGTATCGCCCACCTAGATGTATAGTACTACTATGTTTGTTGTATCTTTCTTTTTAGTCAAACTGGCATCAACTTTATGTGCCCAAAGTACACTTTCTGTTAGGGAAGGTACACATGCAGCTCTTTCCTCTCTATCTACCCACAGAACAAATCCATAGACTTTATTTCATCATAGACAATTTAAATCTTTTAAACTATAGACTCGTTTGTGaaactttttatatatttggacTCCTGGCATCAAGAACTTTAGAACTAGACCAATTCTGGATACATTTCAAACACATTTAAATTTCGACGTTTCACATTTCACATGTGAAATTAACCAATTTCACTAGAAAAAATATGAAACAAACTTATTTCACTAGAAATATGTGAAAACAACTTTTTTCACATATAAAATGTTAACTTGTGAAACTAATTATTTGGAAATGAAGAACATTTTATTTCAAAAGAGCAAAATATGTTATTTCAAAAATTTGCAATTGAAATAGATGTGATTTTTGTGCAACAAGCGAGTGAAAAGTGAATGCACCTTCTGAAAGTGAAAAAAAAAGTGAAATTAAATCTCAACTTGTGGAATAGGAATTTTTGAAATGTGTAACGGTTTATTTGAAAAGAGTGAAATATGTTATTTCAATAATGTGAAATTGAAATAGATGTGATTTTTGCGAAGCACCCCAGTGCAAAGTGAAATGTAGGTTCTGAAAGTTAAAAGTAATATGAAGTGAAATGACAACTTGTGAAACTGACTATTTCAAAATGTGTAAAAGTTTATTTCAAAAGTGTGAAACATGTTATTTATAAAATGTGTAattgaaatatatgtgatttttgtgaAACAAGCCAGAGAAAAATGAAATGTAGGTTCTGAAAGTGGAAACCAGTATGAATCTGAAATATCAACTTGTGAAATCAATTTTTTTCAAAATGTGAGACGGTTTATTTTAAAATAGTGAAATATGTTCTTTCAAAAATGTGCAATTGAAATAGATATGATTTTTCTGAAACACGGTGGAAAGTGAAATGTAAGTTGTGATAGTGAAAAACAACATAAACTAAAATATCAACTTGTGAAAATGATTGAAATCATTTTATTCAAAATGTTTCAAGTGAGTGAAATATGTTTCATGATTTTTCAACTCATTTAAAATGTATTCAAATTCGGTCTTCTTTGAAAGGTCTTTGCGACAtgagttcaaatatataaaaagtttTGAAATTGGAAtattggtttaaaagatatgaacaATTTAAGTTAGCAAACATAAAATAAATGGATGGGCTTGTTTGGGGGAAGGAAGAGAGAGAATGGCAGCGCATGGATGCAACCGTGATGTACCATCTGACAGAAAAGTATGGGGGTCATCTGACATACGCAGAGTGTATTGCAGTGTATTTCATATGAAAAGTCATTCACGGTTATACATTTTCTGGCAGATGAATCTTGAGCACTTAATAAACGGCCAGAGATCTGCCGCTACCTGGCCTTAACGCGCAATTTTCCGTTTTGCAGGTATGTGCAGCGCGCGCAGGAAATCATGTGCCGGGAAGCCAGCGAGCCGGGTTTTCCTTTGGTTGGAGGAAACCCCTTTTCATCAAAAAAGGCTAACGAGCCGGCCGTCTCCGGCCAGCGCGTCGCGGCCAAGATTCCCAAGGGAAAGGAGCCCGTAACACATTATGTACTCGAGTCAGCTGAAGTGCCAGCACCCCACATCAACCTTATCATCgtgagcgacgacgacgaggaggaggaggaggaggaggaggaggaggctaacAAGGTCGCCGCTGAGACCAACAAATCCTCCGTGAACATCGTGGATCCTCGTGCGGCAGCAGCTGTGGCGATTGCGCCAGTCCTTCCTGCTGCGACTTCTGCGCCGTCTCCAATTACCCCGGCGGCCGGGATGCCTATGGCCTTTGCAACAGATTCGGCTACCCGTGCTACTTATGGCCATGGCAATGGCGCCGCCGGCGTCTGCGCACGTGGGATCAAAAGGCCACACGCTCATGATGCAACCTTTGCACCGGCTCCGGGCGCGGGGGCGCCAGTGGCCTTTGCACCAGCTCTGGCTACCCCTGCTGCTTCCGATCATGGGAACATGGGCAGGATGGCCCAGGAACTGCAGGACATCGAGGCCGTATCCGCCTCCATGGCCCGGACCCAGACGATATATCGCCGCTCGGTGAGCGCCAGGTCGAACCTGCCACGGTGGGGGTGTCAGAGCCTTCGAACCCCCACGACCCGCTCGGCTCCTGCACATTGCGGTTTGCTGATGAAACGCAACACCACGGGGCCAGCCCCTGCCTATGCTGGTTCCTCATACCGTGCCCCTGCGGCTAACATAAGCAGCTCCGCTCCCGGTTCTTCATCCCGTGCCCCTCCTGCTAAAATCACCAGCTTCGCTCCGGGCTCCTCATTCCGTGCCCTTCCTGCTAACATCAGCAGCTCCGCCCCTCCTGCTAACATCAGCAGCTTCGCTCAGGGCTCCTCATCCCGTGCCCCTCCTGCTAAAATCACCAGCTTCCCTCTGGGCTTCTCATCCCGTGCCCCTCCTGCTAAAATCATCAGCTCTGCTCCGGACTCCTCATTCCNNNNNNNNNNNNNNNNNNNNNNNNNNNNNNNNNNNNNNNNNNNNNNNNNNNNNNNNNNNNNNNNNNNNNNNNNNNNNNNNNNNNNNNNNNNNNNNNNNNNNNNNNNN
This window encodes:
- the LOC119295375 gene encoding mucin-5AC-like, with protein sequence MVPGKLPSPTCDRGQSKSYGIFNHRSPSSHRGHVNQGRPSVGPTPLSRRFSPRLRRGDDGHAGPMESSASLQGVNTAAGQLTLPQQERGKKPRVAEKEGGGQLVPTETLFRTTPCSQGLRARTVEILDRAYGLKVSDENLDELCYNRYVQRAQEIMCREASEPGFPLVGGNPFSSKKANEPAVSGQRVAAKIPKGKEPVTHYVLESAEVPAPHINLIIVSDDDEEEEEEEEEEANKVAAETNKSSVNIVDPRAAAAVAIAPVLPAATSAPSPITPAAGMPMAFATDSATRATYGHGNGAAGVCARGIKRPHAHDATFAPAPGAGAPVAFAPALATPAASDHGNMGRMAQELQDIEAVSASMARTQTIYRRSVSARSNLPRWGCQSLRTPTTRSAPAHCGLLMKRNTTGPAPAYAGSSYRAPAANISSSAPGSSSRAPPAKITSFAPGSSFRALPANINSSAPPANISNSAPGSSSRAPHAKITSSALGSSSRAPPAKISSSAPGSSFRALPANISSSAPSSSSCASPVNISSSAPGMATPEQGNGNRGFIRLFGVNIAQQE